A stretch of Allostreptomyces psammosilenae DNA encodes these proteins:
- a CDS encoding barstar family protein, with protein MRDAPGLFAEFDRGLRFPSYFGRNWDALRDCLRDLSWIPARHYLVVVRDSHRLLSAEPGRRSTFFEIMNETGQGWANPYRRMADWGEADSAFNLLLLCPPGEVASLEAMLSPHM; from the coding sequence ATGAGAGATGCCCCCGGCCTGTTCGCGGAGTTTGATCGAGGACTCAGGTTTCCTTCCTACTTCGGAAGGAACTGGGATGCGCTCAGGGACTGTTTGCGGGACCTCTCGTGGATCCCTGCGCGCCACTACTTGGTGGTTGTCCGAGATTCGCATCGTCTACTCTCGGCTGAGCCTGGCCGTCGGTCGACATTCTTTGAGATCATGAACGAAACCGGCCAGGGGTGGGCGAATCCATATCGGAGGATGGCTGACTGGGGAGAAGCCGACTCGGCCTTCAATCTTCTACTCCTCTGCCCTCCCGGGGAAGTGGCCTCGCTCGAGGCGATGCTGTCCCCTCATATGTGA
- a CDS encoding SseB family protein, whose protein sequence is MTDRADAGPPPGVTGAPDGPQGSADTPVDLGELARRALADELTPGEFRAAFHAARVYCPAPERPGLVPLDLPDGERIVPVFSSPRTLGTLLGAAGRYFSTTGEDLLDLLPEGYDLLLDPGDETSLRLRAAALRPPTPPTGDAGDTDG, encoded by the coding sequence ATGACGGATCGTGCAGACGCCGGGCCGCCGCCGGGGGTGACCGGAGCGCCGGACGGGCCGCAGGGGAGCGCGGACACCCCCGTCGACCTCGGCGAGCTGGCCCGGCGGGCCCTCGCCGACGAGCTGACGCCGGGGGAGTTCCGCGCCGCCTTCCACGCCGCACGGGTGTACTGCCCGGCCCCCGAGCGTCCCGGACTCGTGCCGCTGGACCTGCCGGACGGCGAACGGATCGTGCCGGTGTTCTCCTCCCCGCGGACCCTCGGCACGCTGCTCGGCGCGGCCGGCCGGTACTTCTCCACCACCGGCGAGGACCTGCTCGACCTGCTGCCCGAGGGCTACGACCTGCTGCTCGACCCGGGCGACGAGACGTCACTGCGCCTGCGCGCGGCGGCGCTGCGCCCGCCCACCCCACCGACCGGCGACGCGGGGGACACCGATGGGTGA
- a CDS encoding DUF6086 family protein gives MSYVFDVNDQTVWSPSLRLGRLYVSLTECIGQLMGCPTGLVPVAGDMFNIDVEQFRGFVRTVFDDYFSTDHPVYRQQLRGFLLTSLVMLGRGGVSLEAASDEQRALLAEAELHGRSMAL, from the coding sequence GTGAGCTATGTTTTCGACGTCAACGATCAGACGGTCTGGAGCCCATCGCTGCGACTCGGGCGGTTGTACGTCAGCCTCACGGAATGTATCGGGCAGCTGATGGGTTGTCCGACGGGGCTCGTTCCTGTTGCGGGGGATATGTTCAACATCGATGTCGAGCAGTTCCGGGGGTTCGTCAGGACCGTCTTCGACGACTACTTCTCGACAGACCATCCGGTCTATCGACAGCAGTTGCGAGGGTTCCTGCTGACCTCGCTCGTCATGCTCGGCCGGGGAGGCGTGAGTCTTGAAGCGGCAAGTGACGAGCAGCGCGCTCTGCTTGCCGAGGCGGAGCTCCACGGTCGTTCCATGGCGCTGTGA
- a CDS encoding type 1 glutamine amidotransferase family protein translates to MTTTEHPTRTVHLAIYDDLADWEVGHAVAHIRNGAYQRQPGRYDVRTVGETGQAVTTMGGVRLLPDLTLAELEPDDSAMLILPGAGGWDRGEHAPFARKARAFLDAGVPVAAICGATAGLAREGLLDDRAHTSAALEYLAATGYAGSDRYREAAAVTDAGLVTAGPTAPVEFAREILAQLDTHEPEVLDAWYRLFAQHDPTAYGVLMAAGAR, encoded by the coding sequence ATGACGACGACAGAGCACCCCACCCGCACCGTCCACCTGGCCATCTACGACGACCTGGCCGACTGGGAGGTCGGACACGCCGTCGCACACATCCGCAACGGGGCCTACCAGCGGCAGCCCGGGCGGTACGACGTGCGCACGGTCGGCGAGACCGGCCAGGCGGTGACCACCATGGGCGGCGTCCGCCTCCTTCCCGACCTCACGCTCGCCGAGCTGGAGCCCGACGACAGCGCGATGCTGATCCTGCCCGGCGCGGGCGGCTGGGACCGCGGGGAGCACGCCCCGTTCGCCCGCAAGGCGCGCGCCTTCCTGGACGCCGGCGTCCCGGTGGCCGCCATCTGCGGCGCCACGGCCGGCCTGGCCCGGGAGGGCCTGCTCGACGACCGCGCGCACACCAGCGCCGCCCTGGAGTACCTCGCCGCCACCGGCTACGCCGGCTCCGACCGCTACCGGGAGGCGGCGGCGGTGACCGACGCCGGGCTGGTCACGGCCGGCCCCACCGCCCCCGTCGAGTTCGCCCGGGAGATCCTGGCCCAGCTCGACACCCACGAGCCGGAGGTGCTGGACGCCTGGTACCGGCTGTTCGCCCAGCACGACCCCACCGCCTACGGCGTCCTGATGGCGGCGGGGGCGCGGTGA
- a CDS encoding putative T7SS-secreted protein: MTIPADATSRDLVPGDPQALHDLAATLRRYAGAFDDARQSLQTVQAADWTGVAAIDFRRAVRVLPENLAEAHDQFSAAAGALAGYADALRAAQDAVPAILDDAAQARQASQRHQADVDDYNAAVEREDAVLPPRPGDVDPRVAAMAACETRLAALRADVEAAAQAAETALRDAAERAPDKPGLIRQALEQGQNFLQGAYEGLTGLSSLAGTLMRPWEDPGRTAMTLAQMRDGLAWGVHNPIEFGKAVLNWEMWQENPARALGQLAPDLIGGKGLTRLRSLVTPNRPPVRPDGPDADASARRPEDMETAGDPIDMATGQMLLPQTDVRLPGVLPLLVQRTHLSGYTAGGWFGPSWASTLDQRVQLDANGVVFVAPDGMRLVYPVPRPNTPTLPEKGPRWPLLWDGTPAGAMRITDPATGRTFSFADPVPTSVPGVVDLPLHTIEDRHGNRVELIVDDDGLPMELRHTGGYRIAVERHLQLPRITALRLLDTEGPGTDTTLIGYGYDEDGHLTEVVNSSGLPMRFSYDEHHRITSWTDRNGTSYRFVYDERGRVVRGTGSDGCLSAELSYDDERRLVTYTDSLGHPAVYEHNAAYRIVRRTDPLGHTTEVEWSPDNRDRVAVTDPLGRTTRYAHDAAGNLTAVHLPDGSVARATHNEFGLPTEITEPDGATWRHTYDERGNLTATVDPAGAETRYEYDARGNLVAVTDALGHTRRITTDAAGLPRTLTDPLGNTTVIERDAHGRITEVTDPLGNTTRHGWIVEGKPAWREAPDGTRETWVWDAEGNLVEHTDPAGNTTRHATTHFDLPASRTEPDGSTYEFAYDTELRLVGVTNPQGLTWSYTYDAAGRLVSETDFNGRTISYTHDAAGQLVSRTNGAGQTVTFTRDLLGRTVEQRAEDGTTTASATSTTTFGYDAAGRLVHAAGPDAEVRFDRDPLGRVLAETVDGRTTTFGYDPLGRRTERRTPSGVLSRWTYDAAGRPATLHTGGHTLALEHDAAGHETTRRLGEHVELTQTWDGNHRLTTQTLASVPHEGAVTAQSEAARRLLQHRSYAYREDGHLTEIRDLTSGTRRFDLDRAGRVTAVHAHGWTETYAYDAAGNLKHAGATALASYGAREYDGTLVRRAGRTTYEHDAQGRTVRATRRLLSGGTREWTYRWNAEDRLVEATNPDGERWHYTYDPLGRRTAKRRLADDGTAAEEIRFSWDGSRLAEQVDATGETTTWDYAPTTHRPLTQTVTAPPATGDAPGPAPDARLYAVITDLVGTPTELVTPDGRIAWQHRTTLWGAPLPAPPAEADCPLRFPGQYADQETGLHYNYQRYYDPETARYLSPDPLGLEPALNHHAYVSNPWLRIDPLGLANCGVFENQLPGQLSRELADAERLGVRPMSVGEDGFDDVINNGTIKWAVKLDGQLVIIPKIVDGVELKHPVLTGGGAVRAAGEADLAGSDGTYFGLELNNRSGHYRPSPESLSIGREAFEQAGVVFP, encoded by the coding sequence GTGACCATCCCGGCCGACGCGACCAGCAGGGACCTCGTCCCCGGCGACCCGCAGGCACTGCACGACCTCGCCGCGACGCTGCGCCGCTACGCCGGCGCGTTCGACGACGCCCGGCAATCCCTGCAGACCGTGCAGGCGGCCGACTGGACCGGTGTCGCCGCCATCGACTTCCGCCGCGCCGTGCGCGTCCTGCCGGAGAACCTCGCCGAGGCACACGACCAGTTCTCCGCCGCGGCCGGCGCCCTCGCCGGCTACGCGGACGCCCTCCGGGCCGCCCAGGACGCCGTGCCGGCGATCCTGGACGACGCGGCCCAGGCGCGGCAGGCGTCCCAGCGCCACCAGGCGGACGTCGACGACTACAACGCGGCCGTCGAGCGTGAGGACGCCGTGCTGCCGCCGCGCCCCGGCGACGTCGACCCGCGCGTCGCGGCGATGGCGGCCTGCGAGACCCGGCTGGCCGCGCTGCGCGCCGACGTCGAGGCCGCCGCGCAGGCCGCCGAGACCGCGCTGCGGGACGCCGCCGAACGGGCGCCGGACAAGCCGGGGCTGATCCGCCAGGCGCTGGAACAGGGGCAGAACTTCCTCCAGGGCGCCTACGAGGGCCTGACCGGGCTCAGCAGCCTGGCCGGCACCCTGATGCGGCCCTGGGAGGACCCCGGCCGCACCGCGATGACCCTCGCGCAGATGCGCGACGGCCTGGCCTGGGGCGTCCACAACCCCATCGAGTTCGGCAAGGCCGTCCTCAACTGGGAGATGTGGCAGGAGAACCCGGCCCGCGCGCTCGGCCAGCTCGCCCCCGACCTGATCGGCGGCAAGGGCCTGACCAGGCTGCGCAGCCTGGTCACCCCGAACCGGCCGCCCGTGCGGCCCGACGGCCCGGACGCGGACGCCTCCGCGCGGCGGCCGGAGGACATGGAGACCGCCGGCGACCCCATCGACATGGCGACCGGCCAGATGCTGCTGCCGCAGACCGACGTGCGGCTGCCCGGCGTGCTGCCGCTGCTCGTCCAGCGCACCCACCTGTCCGGCTACACCGCCGGCGGCTGGTTCGGCCCGTCCTGGGCCTCCACGCTGGACCAGCGCGTGCAGCTGGACGCCAACGGCGTGGTCTTCGTGGCCCCCGACGGCATGCGGCTGGTCTACCCGGTCCCCCGGCCGAACACCCCGACCCTGCCGGAGAAGGGCCCGCGCTGGCCGCTGCTGTGGGACGGCACCCCGGCCGGCGCCATGCGCATCACCGACCCGGCCACCGGACGCACCTTCAGCTTCGCCGACCCGGTGCCCACCTCCGTCCCCGGCGTCGTCGACCTGCCGCTGCACACCATCGAGGACCGCCACGGCAACCGGGTCGAGCTCATCGTGGACGACGACGGCCTGCCGATGGAGCTGCGGCACACCGGCGGCTACCGCATCGCCGTCGAACGCCACCTCCAGCTGCCCCGGATCACCGCGCTGCGGCTGCTCGACACCGAGGGCCCCGGCACCGACACCACCCTGATCGGCTACGGCTACGACGAGGACGGCCACCTCACCGAGGTGGTCAACTCCTCCGGCCTGCCGATGCGGTTCAGCTACGACGAGCACCACCGGATCACCTCCTGGACCGACCGCAACGGCACGAGCTACCGGTTCGTCTACGACGAGCGCGGGCGCGTGGTGCGCGGCACCGGCTCGGACGGCTGCCTGTCCGCCGAGCTGAGCTACGACGACGAACGGCGGCTGGTCACCTACACCGACTCGCTCGGGCACCCCGCCGTCTACGAGCACAACGCCGCCTACCGGATCGTCCGGCGGACCGACCCGCTCGGCCACACCACCGAGGTGGAATGGAGCCCGGACAACCGGGACCGCGTCGCCGTCACCGACCCGCTCGGACGCACCACCCGCTACGCCCACGACGCGGCCGGCAACCTCACCGCCGTCCACCTCCCGGACGGCTCGGTGGCCCGCGCCACCCACAACGAGTTCGGCCTGCCGACCGAGATCACCGAGCCGGACGGTGCCACCTGGCGGCACACCTACGACGAGCGCGGCAACCTGACGGCCACCGTCGACCCGGCCGGCGCCGAGACCCGCTACGAGTACGACGCGCGCGGCAACCTGGTCGCCGTCACCGACGCCCTCGGGCACACCCGGCGGATCACCACCGACGCCGCCGGGCTGCCGCGGACCCTCACCGACCCGCTGGGGAACACCACCGTCATCGAGCGGGACGCCCACGGGCGGATCACCGAGGTGACCGACCCGCTCGGCAACACCACCCGGCACGGCTGGATCGTCGAGGGCAAGCCGGCGTGGCGCGAGGCGCCGGACGGCACCCGGGAGACGTGGGTGTGGGACGCCGAGGGCAACCTCGTCGAGCACACCGACCCGGCCGGCAACACCACCCGGCACGCCACCACCCACTTCGACCTGCCGGCGTCCCGGACCGAACCCGACGGCAGCACCTACGAGTTCGCCTACGACACCGAGCTGCGGCTGGTCGGCGTCACCAACCCGCAGGGGCTGACCTGGAGCTACACCTACGACGCGGCCGGCCGCCTGGTGAGCGAGACCGACTTCAACGGCCGCACCATCAGCTACACCCACGACGCGGCCGGGCAGCTCGTCTCCCGCACCAACGGCGCCGGGCAGACCGTCACCTTCACCCGCGACCTCCTCGGCCGCACCGTCGAGCAGCGCGCCGAGGACGGCACGACCACCGCCTCCGCGACGTCCACCACGACCTTCGGCTACGACGCGGCCGGCCGCCTGGTGCACGCCGCCGGCCCGGACGCCGAGGTGCGGTTCGACCGCGACCCGCTCGGCCGGGTGCTCGCCGAGACCGTGGACGGCCGCACCACGACGTTCGGCTACGACCCGCTCGGCCGCCGCACCGAACGCCGCACCCCCTCCGGCGTGCTCTCCCGGTGGACCTACGACGCGGCCGGCCGCCCCGCCACCCTGCACACCGGCGGCCACACCCTCGCCCTGGAGCACGACGCGGCCGGCCACGAGACCACCCGACGGCTGGGCGAGCACGTCGAACTCACCCAGACCTGGGACGGCAACCACCGGCTGACCACCCAGACGCTCGCCTCGGTCCCGCACGAGGGTGCGGTCACGGCCCAGTCCGAGGCCGCCCGCCGCCTGCTGCAACACCGCTCCTACGCCTACCGCGAGGACGGCCACCTCACCGAGATCCGCGACCTGACCTCCGGCACCCGCCGCTTCGACCTCGACCGCGCGGGCCGGGTGACCGCCGTCCACGCGCACGGCTGGACGGAGACCTACGCCTACGACGCCGCCGGCAACCTCAAGCACGCCGGCGCCACCGCGCTCGCCTCCTACGGCGCGCGCGAGTACGACGGCACCCTGGTTCGCCGCGCCGGCCGCACCACCTACGAGCACGACGCCCAGGGACGGACGGTCCGCGCCACCCGGCGGCTGCTCAGCGGCGGCACCAGGGAGTGGACGTACCGCTGGAACGCCGAGGACCGCCTCGTCGAGGCCACCAACCCGGACGGCGAACGCTGGCACTACACCTACGACCCGCTCGGCCGCCGCACCGCCAAGCGCCGGCTGGCCGACGACGGCACCGCGGCCGAGGAGATACGTTTCTCCTGGGACGGCAGCCGCCTGGCCGAACAGGTCGACGCCACCGGCGAGACGACCACCTGGGACTACGCCCCCACCACCCACCGCCCGCTGACCCAAACCGTCACGGCACCCCCGGCGACGGGAGACGCCCCGGGCCCCGCCCCCGACGCCCGCCTCTACGCCGTCATCACGGACCTCGTCGGCACCCCCACCGAACTGGTGACACCCGACGGCCGGATCGCCTGGCAGCACCGCACCACCCTCTGGGGCGCCCCCCTCCCCGCTCCCCCCGCAGAGGCCGACTGCCCCCTACGCTTCCCCGGCCAGTACGCCGACCAGGAGACCGGCCTCCACTACAACTACCAGCGCTACTACGACCCGGAGACCGCGAGGTACCTCAGCCCGGATCCCCTGGGACTGGAGCCCGCCCTCAACCACCACGCATACGTCTCGAACCCGTGGCTGCGGATCGACCCGCTGGGCCTGGCCAACTGCGGCGTGTTCGAAAACCAGTTGCCTGGTCAACTCTCACGAGAATTGGCAGACGCGGAGCGCCTGGGTGTGAGGCCGATGAGCGTCGGCGAAGACGGATTCGATGATGTGATCAACAACGGCACGATCAAGTGGGCCGTTAAGCTCGATGGTCAACTGGTCATCATTCCGAAGATCGTTGATGGTGTGGAGCTGAAGCATCCGGTGCTGACTGGAGGTGGCGCCGTACGGGCTGCCGGAGAGGCTGATCTTGCCGGATCGGATGGGACTTATTTCGGCTTGGAACTCAACAACAGAAGTGGACATTACCGTCCGTCACCTGAGAGCCTTAGTATAGGCAGGGAGGCGTTCGAGCAGGCGGGAGTAGTATTTCCATGA
- a CDS encoding barstar family protein: MSQLLPPADRFFTARLDGKRMADSWGLFDECSRAFSLPVDFEWSWPSLSVCLRSLEWISARHYLAIATDPSMMLSREPAERQLFFVTMQEVGSAWAGRSERDHTGAFNVVLLCGRDEVETLKGELAALSPLQ, encoded by the coding sequence GTGTCGCAACTGCTGCCTCCTGCGGATCGTTTCTTCACTGCTCGACTCGACGGGAAGCGCATGGCCGATTCTTGGGGACTGTTCGACGAGTGCTCCCGAGCCTTTAGTCTGCCAGTCGATTTCGAGTGGAGTTGGCCTTCGCTGTCCGTTTGTCTCCGAAGCCTAGAATGGATCTCTGCGCGCCATTACCTGGCAATTGCCACAGATCCTTCCATGATGCTTTCGCGGGAGCCGGCGGAGCGCCAGCTCTTTTTTGTGACCATGCAGGAAGTTGGTTCAGCATGGGCCGGGCGTTCGGAGCGCGACCATACTGGGGCGTTCAACGTCGTTCTCCTGTGTGGTCGGGATGAGGTTGAGACACTGAAGGGGGAGTTGGCGGCCCTGTCCCCACTCCAGTGA
- a CDS encoding sensor histidine kinase — translation MSPHIPAAVFWCLVVGALAITVLAVRQRLITATLRRRNAELEGDLRATVEEIQHLANVRLPALAESLQHHPVPVPGPLHERPPGSTLAESLQTVMDLFSGTMERAQARADQSARAALMSAMRALQGLANEQQLAITAMQERHDDPRVLRDLLEVDHTNSQFGRRAQVIAVLCGAWPGRQRTASTLEEVVRGATSRIRDYRRVRVHTKTDVAVIGRGVEPVVLAVAELLDNATRHSQPNTTVEVSVQPVHNGAVVVIDDGGVGMVQEQVRQAALLLTGKQSVDVTKLGDPPQFGFPVIGVLAQRYGFQVSVDSQSPYGGVRAVVFLPNALLTHAEYDSPSPVPAAAPTVPPAPARGWSDDHGTHHATAPHGTGRHDTGRHDTGQHRTPDHQAAGAWPSDGAREREAATGTRTPAQQPRQPERFQPPQPPVVGEPLPRTADGLPKRRRRQPVTDATAAQAAQPAPTAPRTRPAEQTAAVMGAFQRGTRSGRSSTDSGSDSAEPTPSDDRTAQPDARPDHEGNPHG, via the coding sequence ATGTCACCACACATACCGGCGGCGGTGTTCTGGTGTCTGGTCGTCGGCGCCCTCGCCATCACGGTGCTGGCCGTACGACAGAGACTGATCACCGCCACGCTGCGCCGGCGCAACGCCGAGTTGGAAGGTGATCTGCGCGCCACGGTGGAGGAGATCCAGCACCTGGCGAACGTCCGCCTCCCCGCGCTGGCGGAGAGCCTGCAACACCACCCCGTCCCGGTCCCCGGCCCCCTGCACGAACGGCCGCCCGGATCGACGCTGGCCGAGAGCCTCCAGACGGTCATGGACCTGTTCAGCGGCACCATGGAGCGCGCCCAGGCCCGGGCCGACCAGTCCGCCCGCGCCGCCCTGATGTCCGCCATGCGGGCCCTGCAGGGCCTGGCCAACGAACAGCAGCTGGCCATCACCGCCATGCAGGAGCGCCACGACGACCCCCGGGTGCTCCGGGACCTGCTGGAGGTCGACCACACCAACTCCCAGTTCGGCCGGCGCGCCCAGGTCATCGCGGTGCTGTGCGGCGCCTGGCCCGGGCGGCAGCGCACCGCCTCGACCCTGGAGGAGGTGGTCCGCGGCGCCACCTCGCGGATCCGCGACTACCGGCGGGTCCGGGTGCACACCAAGACCGACGTCGCCGTCATCGGGCGCGGCGTCGAGCCGGTGGTGCTCGCCGTCGCCGAGCTGCTGGACAACGCCACCCGGCACTCGCAGCCCAACACCACCGTCGAGGTCAGCGTCCAGCCGGTGCACAACGGGGCCGTCGTGGTGATCGACGACGGCGGCGTCGGCATGGTGCAGGAGCAGGTGCGGCAGGCCGCCCTGCTGCTGACCGGCAAGCAGTCCGTGGACGTCACCAAGCTCGGCGACCCGCCGCAGTTCGGCTTCCCGGTGATCGGCGTGCTCGCCCAGCGGTACGGCTTCCAGGTGTCGGTGGACTCGCAGTCCCCCTACGGCGGTGTGCGGGCCGTGGTGTTCCTGCCGAACGCCCTGCTCACCCACGCCGAGTACGACAGCCCCAGCCCGGTGCCCGCGGCGGCCCCCACCGTGCCGCCCGCGCCGGCCCGCGGCTGGTCCGACGACCACGGCACCCACCACGCCACCGCCCCGCACGGAACCGGCCGGCACGACACCGGCCGGCACGACACCGGCCAGCACCGCACGCCCGACCACCAGGCGGCCGGCGCGTGGCCGTCGGACGGCGCGCGGGAGCGCGAGGCCGCCACCGGCACCCGGACGCCCGCCCAGCAGCCCCGGCAGCCCGAGCGGTTCCAGCCGCCCCAGCCGCCGGTGGTCGGCGAGCCGCTGCCCCGCACGGCCGACGGCCTGCCCAAGCGGCGCCGCCGCCAGCCGGTCACCGACGCCACGGCCGCGCAGGCGGCGCAGCCCGCGCCGACCGCCCCGCGGACCCGCCCGGCCGAGCAGACCGCCGCCGTCATGGGCGCCTTCCAGCGCGGCACCCGCTCCGGCCGCTCCTCCACCGACTCCGGCTCCGACTCCGCCGAGCCCACCCCGTCCGACGACCGGACCGCCCAGCCCGACGCCCGGCCCGACCACGAAGGGAACCCTCACGGATGA
- a CDS encoding MarR family winged helix-turn-helix transcriptional regulator — protein MTTAAPGGREPELLSAAALTAFRLNGQFLDVAERLATPAGLTAAWWQVLGAVLREPLPVAGIARAMGITRQSVQRIADLLVAKGLAEYRPNPAHRRAKLLQPTERGRAAVDRITPGHAELARRLADQLGVDDLRAAVDGLRKLSAALDALAADAAGDGRTDNSPGRPRDERTTRPASTGPGVRSTQTI, from the coding sequence GTGACCACCGCGGCGCCCGGCGGGCGGGAGCCCGAACTGCTCTCCGCGGCCGCCCTGACCGCCTTCCGGCTGAACGGCCAGTTCCTGGACGTCGCGGAACGCCTGGCCACGCCGGCCGGCCTGACCGCCGCCTGGTGGCAGGTGCTCGGCGCCGTGCTGCGCGAGCCCCTCCCGGTGGCCGGCATCGCCCGCGCCATGGGCATCACCCGGCAGAGCGTCCAGCGGATCGCCGACCTGCTGGTCGCCAAGGGGCTCGCCGAGTACCGGCCCAACCCGGCGCACCGCCGGGCCAAGCTGCTCCAGCCGACGGAGCGGGGCCGGGCCGCCGTCGACCGCATCACCCCCGGCCACGCCGAACTGGCGCGCCGACTGGCCGACCAGCTCGGCGTGGACGACCTCCGCGCGGCGGTCGACGGGCTGCGCAAGCTGTCCGCCGCGCTGGACGCCCTGGCGGCGGACGCCGCCGGCGACGGACGCACCGACAACTCCCCCGGCCGACCGCGAGACGAACGCACCACCCGGCCGGCCTCCACCGGACCAGGTGTCCGATCAACCCAAACCATATGA
- a CDS encoding barstar family protein, with amino-acid sequence MSFVARLDGRRMLDSQGVFEEFSRAFEFPVYFGWNWNALNDCLGDLGWMPSRRYLVVVGDAGLVLSREPERRSTLLEILNHQGGCWGSRFPGMTAWGTGDVAFNVLFLCPAGELRALEEELAGVPLDR; translated from the coding sequence ATGTCGTTCGTCGCGCGGCTGGACGGGCGGCGGATGCTCGACTCGCAGGGGGTGTTCGAGGAGTTCTCGCGTGCGTTCGAGTTCCCGGTGTACTTCGGATGGAACTGGAACGCCCTCAACGACTGTCTGGGCGATCTGGGCTGGATGCCGTCGCGGCGCTATCTGGTTGTCGTCGGCGACGCCGGACTGGTGCTGTCCCGAGAGCCGGAACGTCGGTCGACCCTGCTGGAGATCCTGAACCACCAGGGCGGTTGCTGGGGCTCCCGCTTCCCCGGCATGACCGCGTGGGGGACCGGCGACGTGGCGTTCAACGTCCTCTTCCTCTGCCCTGCGGGGGAGCTGCGGGCGCTGGAGGAGGAGTTGGCGGGCGTTCCCCTGGACCGGTGA
- a CDS encoding YceI family protein, whose protein sequence is MAWGLLRRNRTSGGFTGGGLYPRVPPGAGVFTCDVTDPVGQPLPGAEITVTDATTRREQVKGTSGPFGTFVAPLPPGEYSALISADGLQPVRRAFDVAPDARSALGQVQLMPAPHKELPAPGTWLFDPPHTAIRFIAKHVGMAHVHGRFTRFSGDIRVAERMEDSYVEVTIDAASISTGNRTRDNHLRSADFLDVANHPYLHFVSQRFVNESGSKWTIHGTLTMHGVSRSVTLDTDYLGMVNGGYGEELRCAALATAQLHRDDFTLNWRQMLARGIAVVGPTIKLELDIQAMYQSPNTPIPPE, encoded by the coding sequence TTGGCTTGGGGCCTGCTCCGCCGCAACCGCACGTCTGGCGGATTCACAGGCGGTGGTCTCTACCCCCGGGTGCCACCCGGCGCCGGGGTGTTCACCTGCGACGTCACGGACCCGGTCGGCCAACCGCTCCCCGGCGCCGAGATCACCGTCACCGACGCCACCACCCGCCGGGAGCAGGTGAAGGGCACCTCCGGGCCGTTCGGCACCTTCGTCGCCCCACTACCGCCCGGCGAGTACTCCGCCCTGATCAGCGCGGACGGCCTGCAGCCGGTCCGCCGCGCCTTCGACGTCGCGCCCGACGCCCGCAGCGCCCTTGGACAGGTCCAGCTGATGCCCGCCCCGCACAAGGAGCTGCCCGCCCCCGGCACCTGGCTGTTCGATCCCCCGCACACGGCCATCCGCTTCATCGCCAAGCACGTCGGCATGGCCCACGTGCACGGCCGCTTCACCCGCTTCAGCGGCGACATCCGCGTCGCCGAGCGCATGGAGGACTCCTACGTCGAGGTGACCATCGACGCCGCGAGCATCTCCACCGGCAACCGCACCCGCGACAACCACCTGCGCTCGGCCGACTTCCTCGACGTCGCCAACCACCCCTACCTGCACTTCGTCAGCCAGCGCTTCGTCAACGAGAGCGGCTCGAAGTGGACCATCCACGGCACCCTCACCATGCACGGCGTCAGCCGCTCGGTCACCCTGGACACCGACTACCTCGGCATGGTCAACGGCGGCTACGGCGAGGAGCTCCGCTGCGCCGCCCTCGCCACCGCCCAACTGCACCGCGACGACTTCACCCTCAACTGGCGCCAGATGCTCGCCCGCGGCATCGCCGTGGTCGGCCCCACCATCAAGCTGGAACTCGACATCCAGGCCATGTACCAGAGCCCCAACACCCCCATCCCCCCGGAGTAA